The Altererythrobacter sp. H2 genomic sequence GCACCTGAAGGCGACGGCCAGTTCGCACAGGCCGTGATCCCTGGCTGATGTGAGGCAGGCGCATCCGCGCCTGTGCCTCCCCTCTGGTCCGGCCCCGCAGTCCAGTCGCAGAAGATTTCGCGGCAGGGCGCGCAGGCCGGATCACATGCTCGGACGAAATCAGCCCGCTTCGCTGGAGACGAGCAATTTATCGATCTTGCGCCCGTCCATGTCGACCACCTCGAAACGCCAGCCCTGGTCGATGAAGTACTCGCCTTCTTCAGGCAGATTGCGCAGCACCGCCAGGACATAGCCGGCCACGGTGCCGAATTCGCGGCCTTCGCCGTAATCGAGCCCCAGCCGGTCAGCCAGCGCATCGGCGCTCATCGCACCCGAAACCAGCAGCGATCCATCCTCGCGCTCGACAATCTCCGGCTCATCACCCGGGTCCTGGTCGCTGGCAAACTGGCCGACAATCGCCGTCATCAGGTCGACCGGCGTGACCAGCCCGTCAAGGTGGCCATATTCGTCATGAACCATGGCCATGGCAATCTCGGACTGCTGCAGCACGCGCAGGGCATCCATCGCGTCAAGCTGGTCAGGGACAACTTCCGCCCTGCGCATGAGTGCGGCCAGCTCGATCGGGCGACCGGCCAGCAATTGCACCAGCACTTCGCGTACCCTGACAACGCCCAGAACCTTGTCAGGCGAACCGTCGGCGACGGGGAGCAGCGAATGGGGGCTCTGCGCAATGGCGGCACGGATCGCCGCTTCGTCAGCTCCGATGTCGAGCCAGTCAATCTCGCGCCGCGGGGTCATCAGCTCGCGCACCGGGCGCTCGGCCAGTCTGACCACGCCGGTCAGGATCTGGCTCTGCTCCTTCTCGATCACGCCGGAGCGGGTCGCATCGGCAAAGATCATCTGCAGCTCTTCCGCCGTCACGCTCGATTCGCCTGCCGCACGGATCCGCATCAGCCGCATGAGCAGGCTGGACGAGGTGTCGAGCAGCCAGACGAGCGGAGCCGCAATGCGGGCCAGCCAAGCCATCGGCAGGGCCATCACTGTCGCGATCGGCACCGCGTTGCGCAGCGCAATCTGCTTGGGAACGAGTTCGCCTACCACCAGGCTGGCGTAAGTCGTCAGGGCAATCACCAGGGCAAAGCCTGCCTCGGCCGACCATTTCAGCGGCACCCCCAGCGCAGCGAGCCGCTCGCCCACCGGACCGCCCAGGCTTGCCCCGGAATAAGCCCCCGCAATGATGCCGACGAGAGTGATCCCGATCTGGACAGTTGAAAGGAACTTGCCCGGATCATTGGCCAGGGACAGAGCGGTGGTCGCCGCTCGGCTACCGCGCGCGGCCTTGCCTTGCAGCTGGGCGGTCTTGGCGGAAACGATCGCGAGCTCGGACATGGCGAACACGCCATTGGTCACGATCAGGCCCGCGATGATCAGCAGGTCGGTCCATGGAAAGGGTGTCACCTTCTCACCCCTAGCATATATTTCGTTCCGCACCAGTGTGCTGGGAACAAGCAGCGAGCCGGAGGATTGTTTCGAACAGCTGGCGTTAATGTGGTGCGGACGATATCGCCACGGGGTTTGCCGGGTCTCACGGTAGCCACTCCGTCAAAAAAGAAAATTGAGGAAGGGACTGAATTATGAACACATCCAAGAGTTTTGTTGCCGGATTGGCAGCGATTTCACTGGTCACCGTTTCAGGCTGCGTGACCGATCCGAACACGGGCGAACAGAAGATCTCCCGCACCGCGATCGGCGGGGTCGGCGGTGCTGCCGCAGGCGCTCTTCTGGGCGGTCTGATTGGCGGGAAGACCGGCCGGATCATCGGCGCGGTGGGTGGCGGCGCAGTGGGCGGCGTCGTCGGATACCGGATGGACCAGCAGATCAGGGAACTGCGCGAACAGACCGCCGGCTCGGGCGTAGATGTGTCGGAAGTCGATGGCGCAATCCTGGTCAACCTGCCTGACGGCGTCACTTTCGCCACCGGCAGCTCGGCCATTACCCCGGGCTTCCAGCGGCTGCTCGACAATGTCGCCGCAAGCCTGGTGCAGTATCCGAACAGCCTGGTCGATGTGTACGGCCACACTGACACGGTCGGCTCGACCAGCTCGAACCAGACATTGTCGGAAAGGCGCGCACAGGCCGTGTCGAACTATCTCGTCTCGCGCGGGGTCAACTCGGCCCGGATCCGCTGGGCCGGATTCGGCGAAACACAGCTCAAGGTTCCGACTGGCGACAACGTCAATGAGCCGATGAACCGCCGGGTCGAAGTCAAGATCATCCCTCTGACTCAGGCAGAGATTGACGCGGCGCGCTGATCAGCGCCGTTCAGCAAGCTCCCAGCGAGCGGAAGAGGGGTCGGTCGCGCCAGCGGTCGGCCCCTCCTCTTTTTTTGGTACCCGGCCCGGTCAGATTGTTCGCGGTGCGAGGACCGTCGCGCGCTCTGCCAGATGCGCCACCGCATCCCCGTGGATAGCGGGCGCGCTGACCAGCAGCCCGAAAGCGCGGGGATCACGCTTGTTGTAATTGAGAGGCGCGCCAAACGCGTCGGTTACCGCCGCGCCAGCTTCGCGCGCGATCAGGGCCGCAGCGGCAATGTCCCACTCGTATCCCCAGCGCAGCGTGGCGACGAGGTCGGCCCGGTCATCGGCCACCATGGCAATCCGCAGTGCAATCGAATTGGGTTTATCGACCAGGGTCAGCACCCGGTCCACTTTGGCGAGCGAATCGGCCGGGACCCGTGCTCCTGCGAACCCGGGACGGCGTGAGGCGGACAGCGCCGAGCCATTCAGCCAGGCGCCCTGTCCGGCTATGCCGAGCCAGCTTTCGCTGCGGGCTGGCGCTTCGAGCATGCCGATCAACGGACGTCCGGCGCTGATGAGGGCAACCGAGACAGCCCAGCCGCTCTTGCCCTTCAGGAAATCGCGGGTGCCGTCGATCGGATCGACCAGCCAGATCAGGCCCCGCTCCAGCCGTTCCGGCGCGTCCACGGTCTCCTCAGAAAGCCAGCCGGCAGAGGGCAGCAGGCGGCCCAGTTCGCGTTTGAGGAAGGCGTCAACTGCCAGGTCGGCTGCGCAAACCGGGCTGCCGGGCTCTTTTTCCCAGCTCTCTACCGTATTGCCCGCACCCGGCCAGGCGTCATAGGCGATCCGGCCCGCTTCGCGGACAATCTGGCCGAGCTGCTGGTGATCAATCATGCCTTCATGCAATTGCTAGCCAAAGGCACACTTTTCAAGCGGGGCAATCCATGCTTATGCCGCGCCGCAACACTTGTCCCCACCCACGAAGCGGAAATTGCCTCTCATGAAC encodes the following:
- a CDS encoding 3'(2'),5'-bisphosphate nucleotidase CysQ; translation: MIDHQQLGQIVREAGRIAYDAWPGAGNTVESWEKEPGSPVCAADLAVDAFLKRELGRLLPSAGWLSEETVDAPERLERGLIWLVDPIDGTRDFLKGKSGWAVSVALISAGRPLIGMLEAPARSESWLGIAGQGAWLNGSALSASRRPGFAGARVPADSLAKVDRVLTLVDKPNSIALRIAMVADDRADLVATLRWGYEWDIAAAALIAREAGAAVTDAFGAPLNYNKRDPRAFGLLVSAPAIHGDAVAHLAERATVLAPRTI
- a CDS encoding hemolysin family protein, with amino-acid sequence MTPFPWTDLLIIAGLIVTNGVFAMSELAIVSAKTAQLQGKAARGSRAATTALSLANDPGKFLSTVQIGITLVGIIAGAYSGASLGGPVGERLAALGVPLKWSAEAGFALVIALTTYASLVVGELVPKQIALRNAVPIATVMALPMAWLARIAAPLVWLLDTSSSLLMRLMRIRAAGESSVTAEELQMIFADATRSGVIEKEQSQILTGVVRLAERPVRELMTPRREIDWLDIGADEAAIRAAIAQSPHSLLPVADGSPDKVLGVVRVREVLVQLLAGRPIELAALMRRAEVVPDQLDAMDALRVLQQSEIAMAMVHDEYGHLDGLVTPVDLMTAIVGQFASDQDPGDEPEIVEREDGSLLVSGAMSADALADRLGLDYGEGREFGTVAGYVLAVLRNLPEEGEYFIDQGWRFEVVDMDGRKIDKLLVSSEAG
- a CDS encoding OmpA family protein, which gives rise to MNTSKSFVAGLAAISLVTVSGCVTDPNTGEQKISRTAIGGVGGAAAGALLGGLIGGKTGRIIGAVGGGAVGGVVGYRMDQQIRELREQTAGSGVDVSEVDGAILVNLPDGVTFATGSSAITPGFQRLLDNVAASLVQYPNSLVDVYGHTDTVGSTSSNQTLSERRAQAVSNYLVSRGVNSARIRWAGFGETQLKVPTGDNVNEPMNRRVEVKIIPLTQAEIDAAR